The DNA segment ATCTAGATGAAGGACCAAACAGAGAAATTTCCTATGGAATCAGAATGATTCTGCCACTGAGtgagaaatgtatgtttttaataaatcCACAAACAGGTGAAATTAGAATTTACGGGAAACTGGATTTTGAAGAGAATAATGAGTATGAAATCCAGGTTAACGCCATTGATAAAGGGATTCCGCCCATGGCTGGTCATTGCACGGTCCTGGTGGAAGTTCTAGACCTGAATGACAATACCCCTGAGGTAATGATCACTTCGCTGTCGCTCCCAGTGCGGGAGGACGCTCAGGTGGGCACTGTCATTGCCTTGATCAGCGTGTCCGACTGTGACTCCGGCGCCAATGGGCAGGTGACCTGCTCACTTACACCACCCCATATCCCCTTCAAGCTGGTGTCCACCTTCAAGAATTACTATTCGATAGTGCTGGACAGCGTCCTGGACCGCGAGAGTGCGTCGAACTATGAGGTGGTGGTGACAGCGAGGGACGGCGGCTCACCTTCTCTGTCGGCCACCGCCAGCGTGTCCGTGGAGGTGGCCGACGTGAACGACAACGCGCCCGCCTTCCCGCAGCCCGAGTACACGGTGTTCGTGAAGGAGAACAACCCGCCCGGCTGCCACATCTTCACGGTCTCCGCGCGAGACGCGGACGCGCAGGAGAACGCGCTGGTGTCCTACTCGCTGGTGGAGCGGAGGGTGGGCGAGCGCGCGTTGTCGAGCTACGTGTCGGTGCACGCGGAGAGCGGCAAGGTGTACGCGCTGCAGCCGCTGGACCACGAGGAGCTGGAGCTGCTGCAGTTCCAGGTGAGCGCGCGCGACGCGGGCATGCCGCCCCTGGGCAGCAACGTGATGCTGCAGGTGTTCGTGCTGGACGAGAACGACAACGCGCCCGCGCTGCTGCCGCCCGGGCCAGGCGGAGGACCCAGCGCGCTGAGCCAGGTGGTGGTGCGGTCTGTGGGCGCGGGCCACGTGGTGGCAAAGGTGCGCGCGGTGGACGCGGACTCGGGCTACAACGCGTGGCTGTCGTACGAGCTGCAGCCGGCGGCAGGCGGCTCGCGCAGCCCGTTCCGCGTGGGGTTGTACACCGGCGAGATCAGCACGACGCGCGCCCTGGACGAGGCGGACGCGCCGCGCCAGCGCTTGCTGGTGCTGGTGAAGGACCACGGCGAGCCGGCGCTGACGGCCACGGCCACCGTGCTGCTGTCGCTGGAGGACAGCGGCCAGGCGCCCAAGGCCTCTTCGCGGGCGTTGTCTAGTGCAGCTGGCGCAGAGACGGCGTTAGTGGATGTGAACGTGTACCTGATCATCGGCATCTGCGCGGTGTCCAGCCTGTTGGTGCTCACGCTGCTGCTGTACACGGCGCTGCGGTGCTCGGCGCCGCCCAGCGAGGGCGCGTGCGGGCCGGTGAAGCCCAGGCTGGTGTGCTCCAGCGCGGTGGGGAGCTGGTCTTTCTCTCAGGAGAGGCGGCAGAGGGTGTGCTCTGGGGAGGGGCCGCCCAAGACCGACCTCATGGCCTTCAGTCCCTGTCTTCCAGCGTCTGGAGAAGATTGTTTAAATCCTTCCAGTGAAGTAAGTCCTTGATATCATTTAAGTGTGTTAGTCATTTTGTAGGTTTCATGTATTAGCCCAAATTTTCAatcattcacttcagttcagtcgcgtccgactcttctcTACCCCACGggtgccaggctttcctgtccatcaccagctcccaaagcttgctcaaattatgtccattgagtcagtgatgccatccaaccatctcatcctctgtcgtccccttctcctgccttcactctttcccagcattccattttatcttttccaattattttcAGCATTTCAAGCATTAAATAATTGGAGAGGATAAAATGGAGGCCATGGATAACCAGATTTAAAGTTTCCTGGCtctataatttttcatattatctATGAATTTCTAGCCTTGAAAGAAATAAGTACATTTGAGTAAAAACTAAGTtctgataaatttatttttaatttgtactcAATTTCATAATTAAATGAAATTTGCAAGGTTAGTGTAGAGAGTTCTCAGATATCATAAACTAGATTCCTTTACTGCTCTTTACATGCATACTTGTAAAATAGTTTTCTTGATCACCAATCTAGTTGCAGTACAATCCCCTTTCAAGtgttataacaataataaaaattgttATCAATTCTAAAATGAGTAATTTGTTATTGCTCCCATAGAGTACCTTTCTTTCCATTGTGATTGGCTACAGTACTGTtgttatttacataaaatatgccatttaaaatattgtaatatCTATCTAAAGCAGGATGCACCTTATAATTAATAGTTTATAACAATTTAACTGATTCTTTTTCTTGGTAGCACACAAATAATGACACATCTTACAATTAGTAACATTTATTTGATTCCATAAAATATAAGAATAGTTATTCAGGACttgtctggtggtccagtggctaagactctgcattcccaaagCAGgaagactgggtttgatccctggtctgggacccagcacaaccaaagaaTATTTATCGCCCCCTATTTTTTCCAGGACCTGTTCTAAGGTCTTTaattgtattatctcatttagttaTGAAATCACCCCTACAGTGCAGGTACAATATTTATTATTAGCATTCTACTGATAAGAAGTCTGAAACTTAAGCCACATAGATCATGCAAAGTAACACAAACCCAGTTTTGGAGGATCACCAACCCATTATGGCATGCTACTGCTCTGATACAATTATCAGGTGAATCTTCTAAAAGTGTATTTTACATCTTGTAATCTTCTTCCACACAAAGCctttccagagtgttttttaatgTGAGGGAAAGAAGTAAGTAAAGAGGGAGATACTGAAAATCAGACAGGCAGAGAAGGAATGAAGATGAAGATGAAACATATGAAtgagaatagagaaaaaaattaagacagtAGGGTTGGCCTTAAAAATGGCACGATTTTTCCTTAGTAGTGAATGAATAATAGAGAATATAAAGAGAAATGTCAACATAAGAAGAGAGCCATTGAGTTTGTATTTGATGACTTATCTTTCTGGGTAAGTCATCTGAGAACCACATGGTTGGAATGAGGTTGGGAatttgagaaaaaagaagaaagtatggaagaatCTCTATGGGCAGGAATTATGAGTTCACTTGAGGGGTCAACTGAGGTAAAGGTGAGCATAAACTTGTAGAGAATATAGTAATGTTAAGTGGCTAATGAACTGAGGAGTTCAATAGAAAGCATTGAGAAAATGAATAGTTAGGCTGTGTATTGAAaggtaaagaaaatgttaaagagaGGTGATATAAGAAGATATGTACCTATAGGGTATCTGAAAgggcatgttttattttattttttaaaattttaatttgtgttaGAGTAtatccaattaacaatgttgtgatagtttcaggtagacagcaaagggattcagttatacatacacatgtatccattctccccccaaactcccctcccatccaggctaccacataatattgagcagagttccctgtgctatgcagtaggttcttgttggttacccattttaaatatttcagtgtgtacatgtcaatagCAAACTCCTGAACTATTGGAAAGGCATGTTTTAAATGGTTGACTGTGTATTCTAGGTTAGATGGAGAGGTAAAAAAGACAAAGTAGGGCCTAATAGACAAGAACAATTAGAATCAAGAAACTTTTCCCATTATAAAAGTAAAGGTGTGTTAATAAAAGTAATGGAGCAATGAGGAGAATGATGGTGAGAGAGTATCAAATACTCACATTTTCAGAGGGGAGCAAAGGTTCAGAAATGAACCCAACTCTTatttcctgcagagttgggcacaaAACAGGCAAGAGAGTTATGGAGCTATACTCTTTCTTTCCTAGCCCTGTTGGCATGGAACTTGGTGACTTGGTAAAGATAAAAGTAAgattccctccctttcttccttgctaGAGGTTTGTTAACATCTGTATCTACTTGTTGTTACTTGGAAAATCAGAGTCAACTTAAACGATAGTAGGAAATTCCCCAGTAATGGTATAAGttagggagaaagaaaagggaagtttAACCTACTGGTAGTAATTTCATTTTTAGCAAATACATGAGATACTAGTTCTTGGCAtgttttatacaaagaaaatccAGGACTTCAAAGTCTTGTTATATCTAAATGGTCAATATTGTGTGTTTATgtacatacacactcacatacaaACTCATATTTACATTGATGGACATTTTCTTccaatacaaatattttatccaAATTTACAATCATGTTTGGGGGAAgttaaaaatattgtattatttaaaatCTGGTATATCAGTTAACGAATTTTCcatgttcatttatttcattcttatgtGATTCATTATGTTTCTGCTTGGAGTCAAGGGAGTTGTGTGAGTAGGTCTCAAAAATATTACAGGAAAAGGACAGTCCCACCAAAACCTACAAAGCTATTAAGAACTAGAGTCTGATTTCCAAAAGGAAATGTGGACTACTACCTCTTTTTACAAATTCTGCACCACGTTTTACACATGCAAAAATGTTTTTGTGGAAAGATGGAACTCATCAACAGATTTCAACTAGAAGCCAATGCTGAACAGAATACAGTGATTTACTGTTGCTGGAGAGAAAAACATTTAATCTTCCATTACGTATTTGCAGCGAAAAATGTCATGAAatgcaagaagaaaaaataaatccccTACGGCAACGGAAATTATGAACTGAGTCGTTATTACACTTACACATTCATGCGCATGGTGTCGCTCTTCACTGAAAACAATTCCGCGAAGAAAGCGCCTCCGCTCCTTCCTTCTTGAAGAAAATTGAGCAGATAGTGGAAAACCTCCGCGAATCCTCCCGCAATAGAAGGCCGTAAAATTAGACCTTGAGGGGCATTTGAAGTAAGGTAGCCTATAGACTTCAGATATCTTTGAAGGCTTTTGAGTGTACCATGCTGTTTTCCTGGAGAGAAGGCCCAGGAGCTCGGCTTTTGCTGCTCTCGCTTCTGCTTCTCGCAGCCTGGGAGTCGGGGAGCGGCCAGGTCCATTACTCAGTTCCCGAGGAGGCAAAACACGGCACCTTCGTGGGCCGCATCGCCCAGGACCTAGGACTGGAGCTGGCGGAGCTGGTGCCCCGCCTGTTCCGGGTGGCGTCCAAAGGCCGCGGGGACCTTCTGGAGGTAAATCTGCAGAATGGCATTTTGTTTGTGAATTCTCGGATCGACCGGGAGGAGCTGTGCGGACGGAGCGCGGAGTGCAGCATCCACCTGGAGGTGATCGTGGACCGGCCGCTGCAGGTGTTCCATGTGGAGGTGGAAGTTACAGATATTAACGACAACCCGCCTGTGTTcccagaaagtgaaaaaagaataatCATTGCTGAATCTAGACCTCCGGAAACTCGGTTCCCGCTAGATGGCGCATCTGATGCAGATATTGGAGTAAACTCCGCCTTGACGTACCGAGTCGATCCCAACGATTATTTCACTTTGGACACACAAAGCAGTCGTGAACAAATGTCTTCGTTATCACTTGTGTTAAGGAAATCATTGGACAGAGAGGAAATTCAGGAACATAGTTTATTATTGACAGCTAGTGATGGAGGTAAACCCGAGTTGACCAGCACAGTTCAGCTGCTGATTACAATCCTGGATGTGAATGACAACGCACCAGAATTTGACCAATTAATTTATAAAGTGAGAATGTTAGAGAACTCACTTAATGGCTCATTAGTGATCGAACTAAATGCCACAGACCCTGATGATGGTACAAATGCAGACATAACCTACTCATTTAGAAGACCTGTATCACCTGCAATATTATATGCGTTTTACATAAATCCCGACAGTGGAGAAATTAGGACAAAAGGTAAATTGGATTTCGAAGAAAATAAATTGTATGAAATATCCGTGGAAGCGATTGACAAGGGGAATATTCCAATGGCGGGTCATTGTACCATTTTGGTGGAAATAGTAGATATAAATGACAATGCTCCAGAAGTTACCATCACTTCTTTGGCTCTTCCGGTGCGAGAGGACGCTCAGGTGGGCATTGTCATCGCCTTGATCAGCGTATCCGACCGTGACTCCGGCGCCAACGGGCAGGTGACCtgctccctgatggctcacaaCCCGTTCAAGTTGGTATCCACCTTCAAGAATTACTATTCGATAGTGCTGGACAGCGTCCTGGACCGCGAGAGTGCGTCGAACTATGAGGTGGTGGTGACAGCGAGGGACGGCGGCTCACCTTCTCTGTCGGCCACCGCCAGCGTGTCCGTGGAGGTGGCCGACGTGAACGACAATGCGCCCGCCTTCCCGCAGCCCGAGTACACGGTGTTCGTGAAGGAGAACAACCCGCCTGGCTGCCACATCTTCACGGTCTCCGCGCGAGACGCGGACGCGCAGGAAAACGCGCTGGTGTCCTACTCGCTGGTGGAGCGGAGGGTGGGCGAGCGCGCGTTGTCGAGCTACGTGTCGGTGCACGCGGAGAGCGGCAAGGTGTACGCGCTGCAGCCGCTGGACCACGAGGAGCTGGAGCTGCTGCAGTTCCAGGTGAGCGCGCGCGACGCGGGCATGCCGCCCCTGGGCAGCAACGTGACGCTGCAGGTGTTCGTGCTGGACGAGAACGACAACGCGCCTGCGCTGCTGCCGCCTGGGCCAGGCGGAGGACCCAGCGCGGTGAGCCAAGTGGTATCCAGGTCCGTGGACGCGGGCCACGTGGTGGCAAAGGTGCGCGCGGTGGACGCGGACTCGGGCTACAACGCGTGGCTGTCGTACGAGCTGCAGCCGGCGGCAGGCGGCTCGCGCAGCCCGTTCCGCGTGGGGTTGTACACCGGCGAGATCAGCACGACGCGCGCCCTGGACGAGGCGGACGCGCCGCGCCAGCACCTGCTGGTGCTGGTGAAGGACCACGGCGAGCCGGCGCTGACGGCCACGGCTACCGTGCTGCTGTCGCTGGAGGACAGCGGCCAGGCGCCCAAAGCCTCTTCGCGGGCGTTGTCTGGTGCAGCTGGCGCAGAGACGGCGTTAGTGGATGTGAACGTGTACCTGATCATCGGCATCTGCGCGGTGTCCAGCCTTTTGGTGCTCACGCTACTGCCGTACACGGCGCTGCGGTGCTCGGCGCCGCCCAGCGAGGGCGCGTGCGGGCCGGTGAAGCCCAGGCTGGTGTGCTCCAGCGCGGTGGGGAGCTGGTCTTTCTCTCAGGAGAGGCGGCAGAGGGTGTGCTCTGGGGAGGGGCCGCCCAAGACCGACCTCATGGCCTTCAGCCCCAGTCTTCCTCCTTGTCTGAGTTCTGCGGAGGGACCAGGGGAAATAGAAGCAGAATTAGAGCAGTTGAAAAAGGTgaggtcatattttaaattttcttgctgTTTTAGCCATCCTCACAGTTTTAAGATTCTTCAATCTCAGTTTTAAGGTCATTCTTTAATTTGCTTGTCATTATGGTTTTAATGAGTGTTACTGACATCATGAGTCCATTAATCTTCAAATTAAATATTAGTTTAAAAAGATAGTATTGGTCATAATGCTAATTATTTGCTTTTGTTGAATTCTtgacagtttaaaaatatttattgcttaCATAAG comes from the Bubalus kerabau isolate K-KA32 ecotype Philippines breed swamp buffalo chromosome 1, PCC_UOA_SB_1v2, whole genome shotgun sequence genome and includes:
- the LOC129633800 gene encoding protocadherin alpha-12-like → MLFSWRGGFEARSLLLSILLLAAWESGSGQVHYSVPEEAKHGTFVGRIAQDLGLELAELVPRLFRVASKGRGDLLEVNLQNGILFVNSRIDREELCGRSAECSIHLEVIVDRPLQVFHVEVEVKDINDNPPVFRGEQKVLISESAPLESRFPLEGASDADIGLNSLLTYRLSLNEYFTLKLITKTDKSILPELILRKSLDREEIPELNMLLTALDGGKPQLTESVQIQITILDVNDNAPEFDKPGYKVVLFENVPNGTRIIQLNASDLDEGPNREISYGIRMILPLSEKCMFLINPQTGEIRIYGKLDFEENNEYEIQVNAIDKGIPPMAGHCTVLVEVLDLNDNTPEVMITSLSLPVREDAQVGTVIALISVSDCDSGANGQVTCSLTPPHIPFKLVSTFKNYYSIVLDSVLDRESASNYEVVVTARDGGSPSLSATASVSVEVADVNDNAPAFPQPEYTVFVKENNPPGCHIFTVSARDADAQENALVSYSLVERRVGERALSSYVSVHAESGKVYALQPLDHEELELLQFQVSARDAGMPPLGSNVMLQVFVLDENDNAPALLPPGPGGGPSALSQVVVRSVGAGHVVAKVRAVDADSGYNAWLSYELQPAAGGSRSPFRVGLYTGEISTTRALDEADAPRQRLLVLVKDHGEPALTATATVLLSLEDSGQAPKASSRALSSAAGAETALVDVNVYLIIGICAVSSLLVLTLLLYTALRCSAPPSEGACGPVKPRLVCSSAVGSWSFSQERRQRVCSGEGPPKTDLMAFSPCLPASGEDCLNPSSEVSP
- the LOC129633768 gene encoding protocadherin alpha-13 isoform X2; this translates as MLFSWREGPGARLLLLSLLLLAAWESGSGQVHYSVPEEAKHGTFVGRIAQDLGLELAELVPRLFRVASKGRGDLLEVNLQNGILFVNSRIDREELCGRSAECSIHLEVIVDRPLQVFHVEVEVTDINDNPPVFPESEKRIIIAESRPPETRFPLDGASDADIGVNSALTYRVDPNDYFTLDTQSSREQMSSLSLVLRKSLDREEIQEHSLLLTASDGGKPELTSTVQLLITILDVNDNAPEFDQLIYKVRMLENSLNGSLVIELNATDPDDGTNADITYSFRRPVSPAILYAFYINPDSGEIRTKGKLDFEENKLYEISVEAIDKGNIPMAGHCTILVEIVDINDNAPEVTITSLALPVREDAQVGIVIALISVSDRDSGANGQVTCSLMAHNPFKLVSTFKNYYSIVLDSVLDRESASNYEVVVTARDGGSPSLSATASVSVEVADVNDNAPAFPQPEYTVFVKENNPPGCHIFTVSARDADAQENALVSYSLVERRVGERALSSYVSVHAESGKVYALQPLDHEELELLQFQVSARDAGMPPLGSNVTLQVFVLDENDNAPALLPPGPGGGPSAVSQVVSRSVDAGHVVAKVRAVDADSGYNAWLSYELQPAAGGSRSPFRVGLYTGEISTTRALDEADAPRQHLLVLVKDHGEPALTATATVLLSLEDSGQAPKASSRALSGAAGAETALVDVNVYLIIGICAVSSLLVLTLLPYTALRCSAPPSEGACGPVKPRLVCSSAVGSWSFSQERRQRVCSGEGPPKTDLMAFSPSLPPCLSSAEGPGEIEAELEQLKKPRQPNPDWRYSASLRAGMHSSVHLEEAGILRAGPGGPDQQWPTVSSATPEPEAGEVSPPVGAGVNSNSWTFKYGPGNPKQSGPGELPDKFIIPGSPAIISIRQEPTNSQIDKSDFITFGKKEETKKKKKKKKGNKTQEKKEKGNSTTDNSDQ